In a single window of the Metopolophium dirhodum isolate CAU chromosome 2, ASM1992520v1, whole genome shotgun sequence genome:
- the LOC132938534 gene encoding UDP-glycosyltransferase UGT5-like, whose protein sequence is MVNAAVTYFLIAATVAASYGASAARILGVFTHHGYSHHMVFLPYLRALADRGHDVHVISNFGSSHPNITDISVVGSMPMANNNVTFPNTAGQFGIVGTLTDMFNLYEIAKSTEAVFDVPAVRRLLDDRTVSFDLVIAEHFNSELPLGFAAKYRAPFVLLSSCPLMPWTISLVGQSQHTAYRPSLFSGLPERMDLAQRMTNTAVAFVSAAVFRLMYRPWGQRTLKKHLGLDVSLDELASNVSLVLVNTHWSLNGVSPTMPAIKETGGMHVMPPKHLPVDIQKYIDEAENGVIYFCMGSLLRGETFSPEKRQMFLNVFKKIPQRILWKWEGELPGKPSNVMIRKWMPQRDILAHPNVKLFISHGGLLGTTEAVYEGVPILSMPIFGDQMTNIKAVVSKGAAEMMNYGDLNEDDIFIKITSMLTNHKYRQKAKELSEAFRDRPMPPLETAVYWTEYVIRHKGAPHLRSVAVGMPWYQYYLIDLLVIIFLSITTIFALLYYLIFKVFSRLLNRKSKEKQS, encoded by the exons ATGGTGAACGCCGCTGTGACGTATTTTCTCATCGCGGCCACCGTGGCCGCGTCTTATGGCGCGTCCGCGGCTCGTATACTCGGAGTGTTCACGCACCACGGGTACAGCCATCACATGGTGTTTTTGCCTTACCTGCGGGCACTGGCGGACCGCGGACACGACGTGCACGTAATTAGCAATTTCGGTTCGTCTCACCCGAACATTACCGACATCAGCGTCGTGGGCTCCATGCCCATGGCCAACAACAATGTCACGTTCCCGAACACTGCCGGGCAGTTCGGCATCGTCGGCACGTTAACGGACATGTTCAACCTGTACGAGATAGCCAAGTCCACGGAGGCCGTGTTCGACGTGCCGGCTGTCCGACGTTTGCTCGACGATAGGACCGTGTCGTTTGACCTGGTCATCGCCGAGCATTTTAACAGCGAGCTGCCGCTTGGTTTCGCTGCTAAGTACCGCGCGCCGTTCGTTTTGCTCAGCAGCTGTCCACTAATGCCGTGGACCATATCATTGGTCGGCCAGTCACAACATACGGCATACAGACCGTCCTTGTTCAGCGGCCTGCCGGAACGCATGGACCTCGCACAGAGGATGACCAACACGGCCGTAGCGTTCGTGTCCGCTGCTGTGTTCCGGCTGATGTACCGGCCCTGGGGCCAACGTACGCTGAAAAAACACTTGGGCCTGGACGTGTCCCTGGACGAGTTGGCATCCAACGTCAGTCTGGTATTGGTCAATACGCACTGGTCCTTAAACGGAGTGTCACCGACCATGCCTGCTATAAAGGAGACCGGTGGGATGCACGTCATGCCGCCGAAACACTTGCCAGTC GACATCCAGAAATATATTGACGAAGCTGAGAACGGAGTAATTTATTTCTGCATGGGAAGTTTATTACGAGGTGAAACTTTTTCACCCGAAAAAAGACAAATGTTCTTGAATGTCTTTAAGAAAATTCCACAACGTATTCTGTGGAAATGGGAAGGAGAACTACCAGGAAAACCGTCCAATGTAATGATTCGCAAATGGATGCCCCAACGagatatattag cTCATCCTAATGTTAAGCTATTTATATCTCATGGTGGCCTATTGGGAACTACCGAAGCTGTATATGAAGGTGTTCCAATTTTATCAATGCCAATTTTTGGTGATCAAATGACAAACATCAAAGCTGTTGTAAGCAAAGGAGCTGCAGAGATGATGAATTACGGAGATTTGAATGaagatgatatttttataaaaataacatccaTGCTCACAAATCATAA aTACAGGCAGAAGGCTAAAGAGTTATCAGAAGCTTTTCGTGATCGACCTATGCCTCCTTTGGAAACTGCAGTGTATTGGACAGAGTATGTCATCCGACACAAAGGGGCGCCGCATCTTCGGTCTGTTGCCGTCGGTATGCCATGGTACCAATACTATTTAATTGATCTATTGgttataattttcttatctATAACGACAATTTTTGCATTACTTTACTACTTAATTTTCAAAGTGTTTTCAAGATTGTTGAATAGAAAATCTAAAGAGAAACAatcttaa